ACAATTTTATCACAACTTAAAATCCGTCCAACATGCACAGGCAATGCTCACAACAAAGAAttattttccttgttttttctTGCTTAACTGTTGTCTGAGCCTTGCACAGTTTTTGTTCACATATGAATGGTCTGTAGAGTACTACTATTCACTTAGGCCAGACACTTTTCTCCCAGCACTGCAAATGCCTCAGTAAGTCTCCATGCATTAGAGGTGATGAGCAATGAGACAATGCCTCTCTTTGCCTGTAAAACTCTTAAAGGGGGTTTCCCTGTGAAAGTCCTCTGAAAGCCAAAGACTTGCAAAGTGCCTAAGATGGCAATCCACATTAGACAAAATACCCATGACCACAGTAGTTTTGATGTAAAGCTTTGGAGGACATTCTCTTGGTAAATATTCTGATACATTACATAGGTTGAATTTGGAGTTAACAGAAAGCTATTCTATTTTATCCACAACATCAGCCTGTGAAAATTGTATGATGTGAAAATCACATATTTGGGAAAGCAGTTCATTGAATTCTAGTATGTTATTATATCTAATTTGACATCATAACAGCCCATAACATCTACAACACTGTAGTGTGTTTGCGTCCTTAGTATGCGTATTACATACTAATAGTAAAGTAATATGTAATACACATGCTAATTTACTATTCTTCAGTAAACTGCCATCACGTAACTCAGAAGATGAAAATTATATTTACATATGTGATATGATACACCTTCTATGATAAAGAGGGCATATAGAGTGAATAAAGTGTTTACAAAAGAGTTTGTCAGCTTGTATGCCAAGGGAGTATCCAATATTCAAAATAATTAATTGGTATGGGATTTTATGCCCCCAAAATTGGGATTTAATTTTCTTTTAGTAAACTGATAAGTTGGGGAAATTGGATTTTGGAAAAGTTTATAAATTGTGAATTTCCCTAATACATTTTGATCCGTATATTCATTCAGTATCCAAATCTGTTAACTGTATGACATTAGCTTGTTACACTGTCTGTGAACCTGCAATATCAAAACAAATTGCACTACTGACTTGTATAGTTTTCGCTTTAAATATTCAGAGTGTCTGACAAGCATTCTGTTAGCTCATCCGTGAGAGAGGAAGCCTTCTCTCACACATGGTGTAGATATGTGAACACTATCTGTAGGGTGTAGATATGTGTTTGTGGCTTTGCAAGAGGTTTAATTTTAACAAACGCACACAATGGCTCTCAATCTGACCTGATACTTTGCATCTGCATGTCTTAAAAACTAAAAAACTGTAcagatttgtattattattattatttcttcaaGATTGCCTTGTCATTAACATCACCATCGGATCCGAAGGGGAAATGATCAAAAGAAAGAATGTTTAGACTGAAATTAATTCATATCAGTCATTTTTCTGTCATAGTAACTGAACTTCGTCCTAAGTTTGTTGAATGAATGTAAGCTTTGGGTGTGTTCTGCTTAACCCTCTGTTCAATATTGTACTGTGATTGAAtccaataaaataatattatgTGACATGATGAGTTGTGCAGTGTGAAGGTGTTTTCTGAACTAAAAACCTTGGACAATGTACGTAATTGTAAGAGGCAGTGATTAGATAAAACTGAAATACCAAGCACTATGATGtatcaaacctggcaaccaaaCTGTTCAACGCTTACGCTAGCTCTCGCGACGACCGGTTCTGTGTGTTTAGGATCTCGCGACGCTTAGCTCCTGCCCGCTTACAACAGACGTCGGCCCTCTCACGAAGGTGTGCTTCATGGCGGTGACGGAGGTTGCGGTAAATAGATACAAGTTATTTTAATGCACAAGTTACAATTCAAACTGTTGCGATTTCATTTGCATTGTTTCGCACATTGATGTTATTTTATGTACCGTATCTAAAAATCAGCTTGCGAATTTTCTTCGCACGAACAATGCTTGCTAGATGGAAAAGTAATGCTAACTAACTAGCCATGACGACGAGGCCCGTGTTGGATGCAGACGAGACGGCAATAGTAGGCAATGGCCATTTGGAAGATAGGAAGTTATGGTTAGACCGTTAGGTTGTTGTAGCGGATAACTATGGCCAAAGAAGTGCAATGTATTATTTCGTATTAATATAACCTATAAAATACGTTATGAAATTGTTGGCTAGCTAGCATGGGTACTTGTTATCTTGTATTGATACACAACGGTAGCAAGTTAGCCATTTTTTGGAGCTAATGCTATGGAGCCCATTCAATTATGCGTTGCCTAGAGTCAAAGTTAGCTGGCTGTAGCGAACGTCATGCCGCTGGTTATGGCTTTGTTAGTctgaaagcattttcttttcctCAGAATTTGCTGAATTGTTAAGGTCCCCCCCATCAGTCTTGCCTGGGGGTTATCCTACCTCTGGTGGTCCCAGCGATAAACAGGTTGTAGGTAAGGAGCATTGTCTCTTTTTATAGCTAGCTATCTAGCCTAGCTATAAAATGCTAGGTGGGTTTGGCGCTTGGTGAACGCTGCGATCAATCGGGACAATTccggtagcaagctaggtagtTGCTTACTCAAAATGAGTAGTTAGCTACCACATGTATGTCCTGACTTTTGTATTTTAACTTGGGTGTGATACGTTAAAGCGTATCAAAAGTTAAATTTCGTGACGATGCGTGTGGGTTGTTTCGTCTGATCCCCATGTGGCTACAGTAGCAAGCTAAcgttttcctctttttttcttgtatgtattaaaaataataatatatatatttataaatataaataCTTTGTGCGCTTATTCAGGGAGGCACAACTGTGATGATGGAGAATGGACAGGGCACAGGCTCTAAGCTTGGCCTGCCGCCTCTCACCCCAGAGCAGCAGGAGGCGCTTCAGAGGGTAAGGACAGCCTCTCGAGCACCCAGGTTGTATACATAATGATGTCGCTGTCTAATCGCAACCCCATTTTGTTCTCTTTTGGGTAATGTAGTTCCCATGGAGCAAAGTTTTATCCACACCTGTAAAAACATTTTCGCCTCGTTTCTCTTATGATTCAGGCAAAGAAGTATGCTATGGAACAAAGCATTAAAAGTGTCTTGGTGAAACAGACCATCGCCCACCAGCAACAGCAGCTCACCAATTTGCAGGTGAGACATGCTCAAGGCCTTTTCATTTCACACTATAATAAAACTCCATGCCCTTGATTATGTTCTTATGTCTTGTAAACAACTTAAACGCTTAGACCATATCACGCATAGTAACGTGTAATAAGGGACCATTTTAAATCAAGATGTGAGcctttatttacattttctctATACACTCATCAACTTGGGTTGTTAAATTATTCGATTACAGCTCCCTCTAGGCCCTCAAATTTTTATTGCTTTGTTTTGCAAGGTAGCAATTCTTATTGCAACAAATACAAGAATTGCATGTACATTACACACTGTTATAGCTAATTAAGCAGCTCTTTGCTCAGGATGATGTGAGGGCAGGGGTGTCTTTTCTTGCTTCTGCACTTCTTCATCAGGAGGACATCATGAGGACGACAGTGCTGGAACATATTGAAAGCTTTGCATTTTCGTCTCCATTATAGCTTTTTAATGTTTCTTACTGGGGTAATGTTATGGGGTTATAGGACTAGTTGGGTGTAGAAGGAAAGAAAATAGTTGTCTAGATTGAGGATGTACAGGGCACTGTCCGTTACTGAATGTCTTAAAGATTGTCTTAGAAAGAAAAGCTAGTCGATATATCTAACCCACCTTTCAGTACTTTTTTCGTCTTTACTGTCTTTCAGATGGCAGCAGTGACAATGGGCTTTGGAGATCCTCTCTCACCGTTACAATCGGTCAATAGATTattaaaccttttttttctgtGCGCATTCctgaatatacatttacatttagtcatttagcagacgctcttatccagagcgacttacagtgagtacagggacattcccccgaggcaagtagggtgaagtgccttgcccaaggacacaacgtcatttggcatggccgggaatcgaactggcaaccttcagattactagcccgattccctaaccgctcagccacctgactccagatgATATACAAAAGGACTGTTACCCTTCTCTGGCCTTTAGGTTTACTGTCCATAGCAGACGACCAAAGAATGCATATTTCAAAAGAAGACACGGTTTTAATTGCAATGAGACATTTAGCAACCAAATATTGTGGTGTTCAGTTTAAAAGCTGAAATGCTATATAGCACTTCATCTTCTGATAATGACTATTGGTTATGTACTTTATAGATATCCATAGCAAAATTTCACATTCATACTGTATTTGATATTTTAAACTTACATTAGTCTAATCTCCCAGTATGGATAATCACATTGTAATCTAGAATGACTAATCAAGATGTTAAGAACACTAGTACACTGATGCAGAAATCCATGTCTCCTTTATAAATATGCAGCAACATGGCATGATTTCCAAAGACAAATCTAGACATAGGGCTAAAGAGGGCTAATTGTCTCTTTCAAATCTTAGACCTGACAGGAATCCCTCTTTGGCCATCTTCAAATTAATGCTGTTTATGAAACCAGTTAGACACCCCTTTTCTAGTCACAGATCAGTTTGTTTTCCTGTTGGTGATTAAAGGTGTGGTTGACAGGCCTGACTAGACTGCTTTCAGTGGTAAACAACCCCTCCTCTTAGAGGCTTAAGACGTAAGTGTGAAATGCATTTGAGGCCTTATTCTGGATGCCACTCCCCTGATTTAGGTGTTGATTTAATTTTGGTACATGTGTTAGTTCCTGAAGTGCATCCCTGGACTAAAGGTTAGTCTCAGGAACAATGTTATAGTGAGGTGTAGGCATGCCCAGCACGTAAGTGCTTTCATTCATACATATGTACTAGTGGAAAAAGTCAAATGCATGTCAATTTCTCTTGGTAGATTCTAAATTGAAATTCATTGCAAAATCACAGCTGTTTGGTCGATAGTCCCAAATACTGAGTGAGACGTTGGCCTTAATATCTTAAGTTAGGGATAGCAAAATGAATGTAAAACAGACAAAATAATCACAtagattgatgtgtgtgtgtgtgtgtggtttctctGAGCCTGTAAATCATCCtcgtgtgtgtttctcctggtccccaggtggcAGCCCAGCGGCAGCGTGCTCTGGCCATCATGTGTAGGGTGTACGTGGGCTCCATCTACTATGAGCTGGGGGAGGACACCATCAGACAGGCCTTTGCCCCGTTCGGCCCCATCAAGAGCATCGACATGTCCTGGGATTCTGTGACTATGAAACACAAGGTGGGTTTGGTCTGTCAcctgtgcggggggggggactgtgagcagctgatgatgatgacattTAATTGGTGGATCAAGGTTAATTGAAAAGCTCGAAGGAGCGGCATGTTAAACTGTGTCCCAGACGAGACACATCCACCATTGGTTTCGATATGAGTGGTTGGTTTGTGTCCTAtgcatgtctctgtgtctgtgcaggGTTTTGCCTTTGTGGAGTATGATGTGCCGGAGGCTGCACAGCTAGCTCTGGAGCAGATGAACTCGGTCATGCTCGGGGGGAGGAACATCAAGGTGAGTGACCCGGAGTGACTGCCTGGAGGACCAATCGGAACAGGGCTTTCATTCCTTTAaccctctttttttcccccctgttTAAGTTTGGGGCTCCTCAAGCCCACCTGGAAGCATAAGTACCATTCCACTGCTTGTTGTGTAACTGAATTACCTTGTGAATTTACTACTAATTGGTGTCACTTAAACTGTCTGAAAGAATCTAAAGTCACTctcatttttctttctttgcttGTGTTCGTGTCCATGTCGTTTACAGGTGCGTGCAAGTTTCCctgcgtgtatgcgtgtgtgggtgatatcgtgtctccctgtgtgtgtgtgtgtgtgtgtgttctgcttccATGGTGTCACCACATTGTCTTAGTGACCCGTTCCAGTAGGATGCCCTGCAGCGCGTGGCGCTGCTCTGTGTCCAAGATGTGCTGATGATGGGCTGCGCCTGGTTGGTGTTGCTTGGCCGCCCCACCTGCAGCACAGATCCTGTACAAATTCGCCGTGCGCGTCTGTCGTAGGGACCTCGTCCGAGGCTAGGGACCCTTAGTTAGCCAGGCAGCCTTCGACCGAGGCTCAGTCCACTCACCTCGCCTCCTTCTCAAAACTTATTGGGGGACAAGATCCAAGGGACTGGCCCCTTGGACCCTCTTCCACAATCCTCTTTGGGGAGGcgacgaggagagaggaagttAGGGTAGGCTCCCTTTGTTTTGGTGAACTGCGTGACCACTAGCTTGTCTTTAGCTGCAGCTCTCATCTCAGGTGTCCTGTACATGCCCTTCTGGTCTGGTCAGTGGTGAGTTGGAGTGTCTTATGGACATAACTCATTACAGCAGCTGTGCAGAAAGCCATGATGTCTGTTACCAAGGCACATGCTTATGTAGATTTGTCAGCGTAGATTAAGAAATTGGGTATTTTTCTTTGCCGAAGATCTTGGATTTGGATGTAGATTGCAGTTTGCAATGTAGAAATTGGTTTGTCAAGAGCAAGTCATTTTCAGTTTTTAGAACTGAGTCCATCTTGTCAAATTGCAATTCTCATGAACTTGCCACAACTTTAACAGGGTGGTGTGGTGGAGATGCAGCTAAGCCAGGCTAGTTGACCCTTTGCGGCCATTTTGGTGGTAGTCCTCGGTTTATAGTGAATCTCTCCAGTCTCCTTCTATGGCCTCCTATTGCGTTCCTGCGAGTGGAAGAAAACGTAGGCGTTTTCTGAAGCTATGACCCGTCATTCAGTGGCCCTGTGCTGGTATGATCTGTGCTGTAGGTGGGGCGGCCAAGTAACATCGGTCAGGCGCAACCCATCATTGACCAGCTGGCAGAGGAGGCGCGCGCCTTCAACCGGATCTACGTGGCATCCGTCCACCCCGACCTCTCGGATGAGGACATCAAGAGTGTATTTGAGGCCTTTGGAAGGATCAAGTCCTGCACGTTAGCCAGAGACCCCACCACGGGAAGGCACAGGAGCTTTGGCTTCATCGGTGAGCAGGGaggcccccaaaccccccctctGCGAGCCCTCAAGAAGTCCTGTTGTTCTGCGTTGGTCATTTTGAACACTAACCCACCCCCGTCTGTTCCTGACCCCTGACAGAGTATGAGAAGCCCCAGTCCTCCCTGGACGCAGTGTCCTCCATGAACCTCTTTGACCTAGGGGGTCAGTACCTGCGGGTGGGGAAGGCCGTGACCCCGCCCatgcctctcctcacccccacaaCCCCCGGCGGTTTGCCCCCGGCAGCAGCCGTTGCCGCGGCAGCAGCAACCGCTAAGATTACGGCCCAGGCAAGTATGAATCCCTTCCAAAGGGATCTAATGGCCTTCCAGGTAAATATAACTCAGATTTAGCGAGATATGACTATCACCCACACAGAGTAAATGTTAAACATAGCCTGTTTGGGAAGATCATTTGTATCAATGAACAGCTTACTGGTCATGAATCCCAGAGCTCTGTAAATAATTTTAATTGGTTGGGAAATTGATGGAGAAATGACATTCTGAGTAGTATGTGTCTGCTTACATTTAAATGTGCAGTGCCGTGTTTTAGGGAATGTAGTCATAGTTGCCGTACTACTTTTTTTTCCTACCTTTTGCTCAACACGCACAGGAAGTGCATCCCCTAAGGCCAAAGCTTATCCACTTTCTGTCATAAGTACTGATGATACTGGGCATTTAGACTCTCATGATCTAATTACTAGTGTTACAAGTTAATGAGCCCCTTGAGTCTCCTAGCTCAAGCAAGCATGCTCTCTtttcacagctttctgtttcagTTGCACATTGATAAACAGCTTATTActaaatatattataattttttatagAAGTCAGTCAATGTAGCAAAGTAGTGAAAATCAGAACAGTATGTATTGATGTCGACACTTGCTTCAGGAATTTAGTttagtttttatttattaatgGAGAAGGACAGGTAAGAATTGCAAAGATGAGTGTTATGTGGCAATACTGTGTGATTTGACTGTGCTGCCTTGcttgtctgtgttttccctGCTAATGTCTccggccccccctctctcaaggAGGCTGTAGCCGGGGCGTCAGTCCTGGGGGCGCTGGCAGCGCCCCAGCTCCTGGGCCAGCAGATGGGCATACCTCAAGCTGTCATGGCTGCCCAGGCTCCAGGCGTCATCACAGGTGTGTACCTGACTATGTTCAAGTAAATCAGACCTGGGTCCCTTTTATTACATTGCCATGAAACCAACGGATGATTTCATTTTTAGAGTAATTATAATACGTATTGATATacttttattgtgtgtgtgtgtgtgtgtgcacacaccacGTCTGGAGTGCTCACTGTTACCCCACCCCTAGGTGTGTAGAGATTCAGTGAAATCTAAAACTGACTCATCTGGCTTTGAAATTGTTTACTTAGTAAATGCCACTTGACTTAGGCCAGTCAAGATTACAATTAaaattattttttgggggggaaccTCATTCGTGGAGATTAATGATGCTTCACTTTGGGGACCAATTAGCGTTCTGTTACTCCTGATGAAACAGGATGGGGAATAGCAAAGCAGGGAGAGCTTACTGCTGATGGATAGCTATATTTTTATACTTAATCTCTTGAGTGACTACTGTATTCACAGTTGGGGTGTGGAGTCGGTGTTTGGGTTTTTACAATGCTGGTTCCAAATTGTACTTTTAAAACTGTTCCGGTGCCTGAACCAATCTGCGTTCTGATTCGATAGGGTTTCAATACCCAACCCTAGTGTGAAGTGATACATCAGTTTGGTTTCTTCATTGGAACAATCTCCTAAATTGAAACAAACCCTTTGTACCAGAAACTAGGCCTCTATGAGTTAAGACTTGTATATTCCTGGTGTCTGACTTGTAtgaccacctccccctcctgagGTGTGACTCCAGCGCGCCCCCCCATGCCAGTGCTGCCCCAGGTGGGCCTGGTGAACCCAGTGCTGGCCTCACCCCCAGTCCTGTCCAACCCTACCCTGGCGGGAGGCCCCAACGCCCtgcaggagctgaagaagaaagagaaggaggaggagctgcagcAGGATGGGACAGGCCAGGAGATGTTGAGTGACCAGGAACACATGAGCATCTCGGGAAGCAGTGCCAGACACATGGTCATGCAGAAGCTGCTGAGGAAGtcagaggtgagggtgaggagctgggggtgaggagctgggggtgaggagctgggggtgaggagctgggggtgaggagctgggggtgaggagctgggggtgaggagctggggaggaggagctgggggggaggagctgggggggaggagctgggggggaggagctgggggggaggagctgggggggaggagctgggggggaggagctgggggggaggagctgggggggaggagctgggggggaggagctgggtgaACCTTGTTTGTGCGTCAGTTGTTTTGttgattaaaaaatatatatttatattatctCAAGGGGATTATTTTCAATTGCTGACAAATTTGAGTGGAAACTAAGTCTAGTGATGGTTCCTGATCCTCTGTTTGTCCGCACCTCTTTAGTCCACAGTGATGGTGTTGCGAAACATGGTGGGTCCCGAGGACATCGATGATGATCTGGAGGGAGAGGTCACGGAGGAGTGTGGCAAGTTTGGAGCTGTGAACAGAGTCATCATCTaccaggagaagcagggagaggaggaggatgcagaAGTCATTGTCAAGATCTTCGTGGAGTTCTCCATGGCCTCTGAGATGAACAAGGCCATCCAGGCCCTCAATGATCGCTGGTTCGGGGGCCGTAAGGTTGTGGCAGAGGTGTATGACCAAGAGCGTTTCAACAGCAGTGACCTCTCTGCATAAACTGTCTGAAATGCCCACTTAGCACCCATTCTATCCATTACTCAAGGCTCAAACGAATGTCAGTCAGTGCTGATGCTTGAGATGTGGGGCTCCTTTTTAACttgtaattattttttttattgatgtCGATATTAATATTATTCATAGTTCCTCTTCAGGAATTGGTTTAAATGAATTTTGCGCCTCATGGATTTTGTTTTGTCACAAGTGagactttttctttttttgtattttcaggTTTTCGTAATCAGATCTTGAGAAATTTTGACTAGATATTCCCAAAGTTTGCTCATATTTCCTCTTCTAACAATGTTGTGTCTCTTAAAAGTTTGAGATATTGGTTCCGGTTTCTCCACAAAATAAATTCTTCAAGTATAATTTTGGGGGTGATTTTTCTGTCTGACTTAATGTCGttttataaaacatttacagATACACAATTCAGATACTGAATTTAAAGCGATGGAAAAAAGGGATTTTatcatttttcaataaaacagaTTTTTTCATTTTAGTTTTAGTATCACTTAGATGACAAGTAAAAAGTGTATAGGGGTGCTAATTAGATAATGAACGTTCCGTGGCTATTTTGACAGCAGAGGGCACTATCTGATAACTATTACACTCCAAAGTGATGTAAGGGCATACTAAACCGTAAGGGTTGCTGTTAGACGTGTTttgaggagcagggagaactACTCGGTGCACATTCAAACCGGGACAGCTGGTGTTGCAGGGCGGGATTTGCATTCAGTTTACTATTTTCGTGTTATTTTGGTCAACCCTGCACCCGATAACACTAGTAAGGTCGAGGATTTTAATTTTATTATTATACGCTTAGACTGATTATTTGAGCTTTCCTCGTCTTAAATAGTTCAGCTGGAATGTAAAACGAACATACCCATTCACAACAACAATAAGGAGGAGCCGCAGGGCGGAGCTAGTCTGTCGTGGTTATCCTCTACCTCAATCACATCACATTCTTACCACACTACTCACTGTTTGGCTAGCTAGCAACTTAGCTATCTGTGACTTTATTATCTGGAAAGTATTCAGTAAACTTGGTAATTACGTAATAAATTCAGACTCGTTCAATGCGACATTTGAGGTTGCCGTCCTGACTGATTGTCGCTACTGCCTTGGACTTCTGCGTAGCACCTCATCGATTAGCTTCAGACTGTCTAGCTATCCAGTAGCTAAGCCACAAAGCGGTGGCAGCTAGCTACCATCGTCTCGCTCTAGCCCTGCCCCACACCCCTCACCGGCCTGGTGCAAGAAGAGGGAAAGCAATCCTGTTGCTGGTGCCGCCTCTACTGTTTTATTTCTACACGACGTTTCACTTGTTGGTAGCTTGCCAGTCGATTGTGCGACAAAGAAGTGGCAATATTCAACCGCCACACTTAACTGCCGGCGAGGACAAGTTTACCCACACAGACGCTACTGGACTGAGGTCAGGACAGGAGACCGCCTTTGAGTCGTTGTGTGTTGCCCGCGAGCTacattagctaactagctacacaGACAATTTTTGGTAGCTTGGTAGCAAGTGTCTTTTGCTGAGAAGAGTATTGGCCATCTAGCCTAAGAGGCAGAACAAACATTTGTCACGGACACTGTGAACCCTTTCGTTTGCTGTGGAGTGTATCAGCTAGCTATAATTGCAGCTAGCAGGCCAGCTTTCCCGTGTTAAGTAAAGCTAACCTTGTTTTATCATCTGATCCCATTTAGCTATTGAAATGAAAACGACTGTAGCCAGTTTTAATGCACGTGTTTTTAAATTAATGCTATGTTAACTTTGTCCACATTTTCACTTAACACTTCAGTTAAGCGAGGTGGGTAGCTAACATTTTAGTTTCGATCTTTTGTAAAACGAAGGGTTTAATAATCTGGCTGGACACCCACGAATATAACTGGAATTGGAATTTAATTGGATACGGATACATTTTGTGACCCTTGTTTTAACTGGATTATAACAGCACCGCACCCACTTTAGTGTCAGTCGGAAGTTTTTCAATTTCCCTCACCCTCGACAACACTTCCCCGTTTCTCTCTCCGATGTGGAGTGTTGAGTAGCACCGGCAACCAAAACCCCACGGCGGCCGGTCAT
The sequence above is drawn from the Osmerus eperlanus chromosome 15, fOsmEpe2.1, whole genome shotgun sequence genome and encodes:
- the LOC134034642 gene encoding poly(U)-binding-splicing factor PUF60-like isoform X4; this translates as MAVTEVAGGTTVMMENGQGTGSKLGLPPLTPEQQEALQRAKKYAMEQSIKSVLVKQTIAHQQQQLTNLQMAAVTMGFGDPLSPLQSVAAQRQRALAIMCRVYVGSIYYELGEDTIRQAFAPFGPIKSIDMSWDSVTMKHKGFAFVEYDVPEAAQLALEQMNSVMLGGRNIKVGRPSNIGQAQPIIDQLAEEARAFNRIYVASVHPDLSDEDIKSVFEAFGRIKSCTLARDPTTGRHRSFGFIEYEKPQSSLDAVSSMNLFDLGGQYLRVGKAVTPPMPLLTPTTPGGLPPAAAVAAAAATAKITAQEAVAGASVLGALAAPQLLGQQMGIPQAVMAAQAPGVITGVTPARPPMPVLPQVGLVNPVLASPPVLSNPTLAGGPNALQELKKKEKEEELQQDGTGQEMLSDQEHMSISGSSARHMVMQKLLRKSESTVMVLRNMVGPEDIDDDLEGEVTEECGKFGAVNRVIIYQEKQGEEEDAEVIVKIFVEFSMASEMNKAIQALNDRWFGGRKVVAEVYDQERFNSSDLSA
- the LOC134034642 gene encoding poly(U)-binding-splicing factor PUF60-like isoform X1, which translates into the protein MAVTEVAGGTTVMMENGQGTGSKLGLPPLTPEQQEALQRAKKYAMEQSIKSVLVKQTIAHQQQQLTNLQMAAVTMGFGDPLSPLQSVAAQRQRALAIMCRVYVGSIYYELGEDTIRQAFAPFGPIKSIDMSWDSVTMKHKGFAFVEYDVPEAAQLALEQMNSVMLGGRNIKVGRPSNIGQAQPIIDQLAEEARAFNRIYVASVHPDLSDEDIKSVFEAFGRIKSCTLARDPTTGRHRSFGFIEYEKPQSSLDAVSSMNLFDLGGQYLRVGKAVTPPMPLLTPTTPGGLPPAAAVAAAAATAKITAQASMNPFQRDLMAFQEAVAGASVLGALAAPQLLGQQMGIPQAVMAAQAPGVITGVTPARPPMPVLPQVGLVNPVLASPPVLSNPTLAGGPNALQELKKKEKEEELQQDGTGQEMLSDQEHMSISGSSARHMVMQKLLRKSESTVMVLRNMVGPEDIDDDLEGEVTEECGKFGAVNRVIIYQEKQGEEEDAEVIVKIFVEFSMASEMNKAIQALNDRWFGGRKVVAEVYDQERFNSSDLSA
- the LOC134034642 gene encoding poly(U)-binding-splicing factor PUF60-like isoform X2, translated to MAVTEVAGGTTVMMENGQGTGSKLGLPPLTPEQQEALQRAKKYAMEQSIKSVLVKQTIAHQQQQLTNLQMAAVTMGFGDPLSPLQSVAAQRQRALAIMCRVYVGSIYYELGEDTIRQAFAPFGPIKSIDMSWDSVTMKHKGFAFVEYDVPEAAQLALEQMNSVMLGGRNIKVGRPSNIGQAQPIIDQLAEEARAFNRIYVASVHPDLSDEDIKSVFEAFGRIKSCTLARDPTTGRHRSFGFIEYEKPQSSLDAVSSMNLFDLGGQYLRVGKAVTPPMPLLTPTTPGGLPPAAAVAAAAATAKITAQASMNPFQRDLMAFQEAVAGASVLGALAAPQLLGQQMGIPQAVMAAQAPGVITARPPMPVLPQVGLVNPVLASPPVLSNPTLAGGPNALQELKKKEKEEELQQDGTGQEMLSDQEHMSISGSSARHMVMQKLLRKSESTVMVLRNMVGPEDIDDDLEGEVTEECGKFGAVNRVIIYQEKQGEEEDAEVIVKIFVEFSMASEMNKAIQALNDRWFGGRKVVAEVYDQERFNSSDLSA
- the LOC134034642 gene encoding poly(U)-binding-splicing factor PUF60-like isoform X5, producing MAVTEVAGGTTVMMENGQGTGSKLGLPPLTPEQQEALQRAKKYAMEQSIKSVLVKQTIAHQQQQLTNLQMAAVTMGFGDPLSPLQSVAAQRQRALAIMCRVYVGSIYYELGEDTIRQAFAPFGPIKSIDMSWDSVTMKHKGFAFVEYDVPEAAQLALEQMNSVMLGGRNIKVGRPSNIGQAQPIIDQLAEEARAFNRIYVASVHPDLSDEDIKSVFEAFGRIKSCTLARDPTTGRHRSFGFIEYEKPQSSLDAVSSMNLFDLGGQYLRVGKAVTPPMPLLTPTTPGGLPPAAAVAAAAATAKITAQEAVAGASVLGALAAPQLLGQQMGIPQAVMAAQAPGVITARPPMPVLPQVGLVNPVLASPPVLSNPTLAGGPNALQELKKKEKEEELQQDGTGQEMLSDQEHMSISGSSARHMVMQKLLRKSESTVMVLRNMVGPEDIDDDLEGEVTEECGKFGAVNRVIIYQEKQGEEEDAEVIVKIFVEFSMASEMNKAIQALNDRWFGGRKVVAEVYDQERFNSSDLSA
- the LOC134034642 gene encoding poly(U)-binding-splicing factor PUF60-like isoform X3 codes for the protein MMENGQGTGSKLGLPPLTPEQQEALQRAKKYAMEQSIKSVLVKQTIAHQQQQLTNLQMAAVTMGFGDPLSPLQSVAAQRQRALAIMCRVYVGSIYYELGEDTIRQAFAPFGPIKSIDMSWDSVTMKHKGFAFVEYDVPEAAQLALEQMNSVMLGGRNIKVGRPSNIGQAQPIIDQLAEEARAFNRIYVASVHPDLSDEDIKSVFEAFGRIKSCTLARDPTTGRHRSFGFIEYEKPQSSLDAVSSMNLFDLGGQYLRVGKAVTPPMPLLTPTTPGGLPPAAAVAAAAATAKITAQASMNPFQRDLMAFQEAVAGASVLGALAAPQLLGQQMGIPQAVMAAQAPGVITGVTPARPPMPVLPQVGLVNPVLASPPVLSNPTLAGGPNALQELKKKEKEEELQQDGTGQEMLSDQEHMSISGSSARHMVMQKLLRKSESTVMVLRNMVGPEDIDDDLEGEVTEECGKFGAVNRVIIYQEKQGEEEDAEVIVKIFVEFSMASEMNKAIQALNDRWFGGRKVVAEVYDQERFNSSDLSA